The sequence below is a genomic window from Rudanella lutea DSM 19387.
CAGCCCGCATCGCCAAAGGTGCCTACTTTCTGATGGTCAATCTCGGCCATGTGTGCCTGACAGGCATCTTCAATCACCACCAGATTATGCTTTTTGGCGATAGCGAGCACCTTCTTCATGTCGACGGGCAACCCCAAAATATGCACCGGAATGATGGCGCGGGTACGGGGGGTGATTTTGGCCTCAATCTTGGCCGGGTCGATCTGAAACGTTTCGGGGTCGATGTCGACAAATACGGGCATCGCCCCTGTTGCCAGCACCGGGGCTACCGTGCCGATAAAGGTATAGGCAGGCACGAGCACCTCGTCGCCCCCGCGAATGTTGAACTGCGCCAGCGAAGCCACCAGCGCGTTGGTCCCATTGACCACCGACAGGCACCGCTTGGACCCGACGGTAGCCGCCCATTTGGTTTCAAACTCAGTAACCACATTAGCCCGCGACCACACCCCGCTCCGAATCACGTCGAGCAGTTGTTTTTCGTCGGTTTCGGATTTCCAGATCGGCCAGGTGGGCCATTCTTTCGCCCGCACGGGCTTACCACCCAGCAAGGCAAGCGGCTCGGCCACGGAGTGCGAAAACGGCCCGATCGGCGCGGGGGCCGGGGCAGCCTGGGTGAGTAGTGAGGGCGTGAGGGCCACGCCGAGGCCTGTCAGCGAATGGCGTTTGATGAATTCACGGCGCGAAAAATGGCGGTTCTTCATTCGTCCAAAAAGGGTTAAGTTGGTTCAATCCGGCCGATACCCCGTCGGGTAGGCCCGTTATTTTGCCTTGGCCAGTACGCTTTCGAGCGTAACGGGTGCGCCCCCCCGGCGCTTGCTTTCGTCGGCGGCCTCCATGAAGGCAAAAATCTCAATGGTTTCTTCGGGGGTTACGGGTACCTCACCCGTATCGAAATAGCGAACAATATCTTTCAGCAGAGGGTCGTAGCCGCCGTAGGGGCCCAGCGTGAGGTTGCCGGTTTGGGTAAACACCGTACCGCCGTAATCGTGCTTGCCCGTGCGCGTACCCCTAAACGTACCCACGCGGCCGTCGGCCCAGGTACCCACCACAATGTCGGTACCTTCGTTATGAATCCGCACCACCTGCCGGCAACCGGTGCCCATGACAGTGTACAACGTTTCAACCCCGTGAATGCCGTACCAGAACAGGTCGGGGTGCGTTTTTTCGAGAACAGCCGGGCTGAACGTATCGGCCCCCACCACCTTCGACTTATCGACAGCCTCGATTCCTTTAATATGGCGGAGCGACGAGGCCGAAAAAATGGGGATTTTGTACTGCCGGGCCGCCCCGAAAATAGCGAGTACGTCGGGCAGCGAAGCCGCAATAGGCTTATCGATAAACAATCGTTTGCCCGCCTTCAGCACGTGCAGGGCCTGCTCGCGGTGCAGACGGCCATCGTTGGTTTCGAGCATTACGACATCGACCTTCCTGAGCAGGGCCTCAATCGAATCCACAATCTCCACACCCGCTTTTTTGACCTCCTCGGTATAGCCCGGAATCCGCTTGGTACTGCTTTCGATGTCGCGGCTACCGTACGGGTAAGCCGCCACCACCTGATACCCCAGATAAGCCGGGTCGGGCGTGGGGGCGTTAAGTACTTTCACAAAAGCGGTGCTGTGCGACGTATCGAGACCAATAATACCGACCCGCTTGCCGGGGGCAACGGACGAGGAAAAAAAAGAAGTGGGTTCAGACAGGCTCAGCACCACACTGCCCAGGGCAGCCCGCTGCATAAACTGTCGTCGGTTTGGATAAGAAGTAGGCATAAACGATTGAATTCGGTATGTGTTTAGAAGCTATTACAGAAGTGGTTTTACTTTTCAGGCAAAAACACGGGCGGAGAAAAGCGGGCCTTCGCTTGTTTATGTGCAAAAAGTAATACTACCTTTATTCCAACACCAAACTTTGTTTACAAAACAAGGCATTTTTTGTTTAAAAAGAAATAAGCATGAAAATCGATTCGCTCGCCAATAAGGTCTATCTGGAGCTCCGGCGTAAGATACTTTCTAACCAGTTGGTATCGGGAACCCGGTTAAAAGAAGATATCTGGGCCAAAAAGCTCGACGTAAATCGGATGGCGGTCCGCGAAGCCCTGACCCGTCTGCTGGGGGAACAACTGATTGAGTTTGGCGAAAAAGGCGGCTACTTCGTAAAAACGCTCACAGCCGCCGATGTGCGTGAGATTCGGGAGCTACGCGAAATCCTGGAACTGGGGGCTATTCGGCTGGCTATTCAGAAGATTGACGCCGAGGGGATTAAGCAACTCGAACAAATCTGCAATGACTTCACGGCAATGGTCGAACGGGGCTACTTTGGCGGTGCCTGCGAAGCAGACGTGAAATTCCACGAAACGCTCATCGCCATTGCTGCCAACGATAAACTGAAGAATATATACGAGTTGAGTAACATTCCGCTGTTTCATCAGAAGCTGGGCAAGACCCAAATTCACATGGACGATTACGAACAGACGGATCAGGAACACCGACAAATTGTACAGGCATTACGCGAGCGCGATCTTAAAATGGCCGAGGAGGCTCTCTCCAAACACCTGATCCGGGGCGAAGTATCGGCCCTGGAGCTCGAATAAGGTAAACATCTTTTATAGGCATCACGAAAAGGCATTGGGCAACCAATGCCTTTTTCCATTCTATCTGTGGCCAAACCGTTGGCTGGAAAAATTTTTTTAACCTCATTTTATTGTTTACAAAATTTACCTTTATTTGTAAACACAAAATCGTAACAACGGTTGGCCATTGCACTGACACCTTTAAACCTAACTTATTTATGGTCTACACTCTCCTGTTCCGCAAAGCCAGGGTTTACCTTTTGCTGGCCTGTTTACTGACCTCCTTCGTGGTGCATGCCCAAACCCAGCTGAAGGGTAAGGTCACCGGCACCGACGACCAGAAGCCCATTGCCGGGGCAACCATTCTCCTCAAAGGCACCACCAACAGCGGCACCGTAACCGACGCCGAGGGGGGCTTTACACTCAACGTACCAGCCAATGCCGTAGTGGTGGTTTCGTATATCGGGTATCTCACCCAGGAGATTACGGTTGGCAACCAGACCTTTCTCGACGTGGCCCTCGCCCCAACAACGACCTCACTAAGCGAGGTGGTGGTGACAGGCTACAACACCGAGCGCAAAAAAGACATCATCGGCTCGGTGTCGATTGTCGACATGAAGGCGCTCAAGTCGGTACCGGCGGGGTCGGCGGTGCAGGCGCTGCAAGGGCAGGCTGCCGGGGTCAACGTGATCAGTTCGGGGGCGCCGGGTAGCCCGGCCAACATTTTTATCCGGGGGATCAGCTCTTTTGGCAACACCCAGCCACTCGTACTTATCGACGGGATTCAGGGCGAACTAAACGATGTGAGTGCCGACGATATTGAGTCGGTTCAGGTACTGAAAGATGCCGGGGCGGCCGCTATCTACGGGGTTCGGGGCTCCAACGGGGTACTCGTTGTAACCACCAAAAAAGGGAAGTCGGGCCAGCCTACGCTCTCGTACGATGCCTACTACGGCACCCAGATTCCGCAACAGGGCAACGTCTGGAACCTGCTCAACTCAACGGATTTTGCCCGGCTCACCAAAATTGCATACCCCAATACGGGCCTGTTTCAGAACGGCCTGCCCGATTTTATGTACCGTGGGCGTAGTGCTACAGGCGTCGGCAACGCGGGTAATCCGGCGGTTGACCCTGCGCGCTACAATTTCGACGCCAACAACCCGGCCAACAACTACCTGATTCAGGCCGTCAACAAAACCGGCACCGACTGGTTCCACGAAGTGTTCAAACCCGCCCCCATCACCAACCACAATCTGACCGCCAGCGGGGGCACCGACAAATCGAACTACCTGGTCTCGCTGGGCTATTTCAACCAGCAGGGCACGCTCCTGAACACCTACCTCAAACGCTACTCGGCGCGGGTCAACACCCAGTTTAAGGTGCGCAAAAACATCCGGGTGGGCGAAAACCTGTACGTGTTCTACAAGCAGAACCCCGGCTTTGACAACCTCAGCACAGGCAACCCCATTGCCTGGACCTACCGCGCCATGCCCATTATTCCGGTGTACGACATCCGGGGCAACTACGGCGGTACGTTTGCCGGGCCGGAGCTGGGTAGCTCATCGAACCCGGTGGCCGTGCAGAACAACACGCTCAACAACAAGTCGAACACCTGGAACGTGGTGGGCAATGTATTTGCCGAAGTCGATTTCCTGAAGTACTTCACGGCCCGCACCAGCCTTGGCGGATTCATTGACAATCAGTATTATACCAACTTCACCTTCACGCCGTACAACAACTCGGAAGGCAACACTAATCCCAACTCGTTTGCCGAGTCGGCCCTGTACAACAGCAACACGATGTGGACCAACACCCTCTCGTTTGCCAAAACACTGGGGCAGCATTCGGTAAAAGTGATTGCCGGTTCGGAGGCCATTCGCAACTACGGCCGGTTCCTGACGGGCTCGTCGAGTGGGCTGTTTTCCACCAATTTCGACTACCTGAGCCTCACCAACGGCACTACCAACATCACCAACGGCAGCAGCGCATACAACAACACCCTGTTTTCGTTGTTTAGCCGACTCGACTACGCCTACGCCGACAAATACCTCGTGGGGGTTACCGTCCGGCGCGATGGTTCGTCGCGGTTCGGGGCCAACAAGCGGTACGGGGTGTTCCCGTCGGTATCGCTCGGCTGGCGCGTAAAAGGCGAGAAGTTCATGGAAGACGTGACGTGGATCGACGACCTCAAACTGCGGGGTAGCTACGGGGTGCTGGGGTCGCAAAACAACGTGAGCCCACAAAATGCCTTCACGCTCTTCGGCGGCACGTTCTTCAACGCCTATTACGACATCAGCGGGGCCGGGCGGCTCACGCAGGGCTTCGCCCAAACGAGCATTGGCAACCCCAACACGGGTTGGGAAGAAAACATTGTGCAGAACATCGGTCTGGACGCTACGTTTCTCAACAACCGGCTCGACCTCTCGCTCGAATACTACAAAAAGTCGATCAATGGGCTGCTCTTCAGCGAACCGCTGCCCGCTACGGCCGGTGGCGCAACGCCCCCAACGGTCAACATCGGTGATATTCAGAACAAAGGTTTCGATGCCAACCTGACGTATAGAGGCTCCGTTGGCACCGACCTGCGCTACAGCATCGGGGCCAACATTACCACCTACCAGAACACGGTGGTGAATATTCCGGGGCCAGGCTATTTCGACGCGGCCAATACCCAAAACCTGGGCAACGTGATTCGGAATCAGGAAGGGCAACCTGTCAGCTCGTACTTCGGGTACAAGGTGCTGGGTCTGTTCAAGAATGAGTCGGAGGTAACCTCAGCCCCCACGCAGAGCGGGGCCGCACCGGGCCGGTTCCGGTACGCCGACATCAACGGCGACAACAAAATCGACGCCAACGACCGTACCTTCCTCGGCAGCCCCAACCCGGCCTTTACCTACGGCCTGAATCTGGGCCTGACGTACCGCAACTTCGATTTTTCGAGTGTGCTGTACGGCTCGCAGGGCAACGAGATTTACAACACCGTGAAGTCGTTTACGCACTTCTTCAGCACCTACGTGGGCGGCAAGAGCAATGATCTGCTCAACGCCTGGTCGCCTGAAAACCCCAACAGCACGATTCCCAAAATTGAATCGACCGGTTCGTTTAGTTCATCGGGCGTTTCTAACTCCTTCTATGTCGAGAACGGGTCGTTCCTGAAACTGCGGTCGCTGGTGATTGGCTACACTATCAGCCCGGCGCAACTCCGCAAAATCGGCCTGAACAAACTGCGGGTTTACGCGCAGGGAGCCAACCTGTTCACGCTGACAAAATACACCGGTCTCGACCCCGAAATCAGCGGTTTAAGCTCAGCCTTTGGCGTCGATTACGCCAACTATCCGGGCAATCAGAAAAATTTCATCTTCGGTTTGAACCTGTCTTTCTAACCCGCCAAACTCTTTATCGCCATGAAAAAAGCGAAAGCCTTACTCTCCGCAGCAAGCCTGGCCTTTTTGCTCGTCACGACCAACGGCTGTAACAAAGACTATCTGGAAATTGGGCCGCTGGGTACCACCGGTGAGGCCACTCTGGCCAACAAAGCCGGGGTCAATGGTCTGCTCACGGGGGCATACTCCCTGCTCGACGGCTGGGGTGTGCCCAATACAACCTACTACTTTGTGGGGGTGAGCAACTGGATTTTCGGGGGCGTCACCTCCGACGACGCCCATACGGGCACGCAGGCATCGGCCCTGCCGCCGATGGAATCCGTCGAAAGCTACAACTATGATCCCTCGCTGGCCCCCTTCAACAACAAATGGGTGGTGCTGTACGCCGGGGTGCAACGCGCCAACGACGTGCTGCGGGTACTGGCTAAGGTAAACGACCCCTCGCTCTCGGCCGACGAAGCAAAACAGCTTAAAGCCGAGGCTACATTTCTGCGGGCGGTGTACCACTTCGAAGCCGCCAAGATGTGGGAAAACATCCCCTATCTGGACGAGAACGTGAGCTACTCAAACGGCAACTTCAACGTACCCAACACGACCTCCGCCTGGCCCAAAATTGAAGCTGACTTCAAGTTTGCTGCCGACAACCTCACGGCCACCAAAACCGAGGTAGGCCGGGCCAACAGCTGGGCAGCCAAGGCGTTTCTGGCGAAGGTGTATATGTTTCAGGACAAATACGCGGAGGCCAAACCGGTGCTCGAAGACATCATTGCCAACGGCGTAACGGCCGCCGGGCAGAAGTACGCGCTGGTAAACTACGCCGACAACTTCAACCCCTCCAAGAAAAACGGCCCTGAGTCGGTATTTGCCGTGCAGATGTCTATTTCGGAGAACTTCCAGAACGGCAACTATGGCGATGCGCTTAATTTCCCGATGGGTGGCCCGGCTACCTGCTGCGGAGCGTATCAGCCGTCGTTCAGCCTCGTTAATTCGTACAAAACCGACCCGAACACCGGCCTGCCACTCATCGATACGTTCAACGATTCGAACGTAAAAAACGACCAGAACATTGAAAGCAGCACGCCGTTTACGCCCCACGAAGGTACGCTCGATGCCCGGCTCGACTGGACGGTGGGCCGCCGGGGTATCCCCTACCTCGACTGGGGCAACCACCCCGGCAAAGCCTGGATTCGGGTACAGTCGGTAGCGGGGCCGTACAGCCCGATCAAAACGGTTTATTATCAGGCTCAGGCCGCTACGACCTCGGCTTTCTCGCGCTGGACATCCAACAATTACACCATGATCCGCTTTGCCGACGTGCTGCTCTGGGCCGCCGAGGTGGAAGTGGAAATCGGGAGTCTGGCCAAGGCGCAGGAATACGTAAACCGGGTGCGGGCGCGGGCTGCCAATCCGGCGGGCTGGGTGAAAAAGTACATCAACCCGGCCAACCCGTTGCAAGGTTTCACCAACGAACCGGCGGCCAACTACAAAGTGGGTCTGTACACCAACGAGTTCACGGCCAAAGGCAAGGATTTTGCCCGCGAGGCCGTCCGGTTTGAGCGCAAACTGGAGCTGGCTATGGAGGGGCACCGGTTCTTCGACCTGCGCCGGTGGGACAACGGTACGGGTTATATGGCCAACGTGCTCAACGCCTACGTAAAACACGAAACGTCGATTCCGGGCTACGACTTCACGTACATGAAAGGTGCCACCTTCAAGAAAGGTAAAACCGAACTCTACCCGATTCCGCAGGCCCAAATCGACCTGAGCGTGGTGAACGGTACGCCTACGTTGAAGCAGAATCCGGGGTATTGATTGATCACGCCCCCCCCCCTGCCCCCTCCTTAAACTAAGGAGGGGGTGACTTACCAGTCAAACTACGAGACTACAAGTACTCTTTCGTTAGTCAAGCTTGACTTACTCACCTCCCCCTCCTTGAACTAAGGAGGGGGCCGGGGGGTGGTCAGCCGGGGCCGGGCGGCCGATGCCGGTGGTACCTGTGCTCAACCTCCCAACAAAATTTAAATTGGTAAAGCGAGTCAGTCTACCCCATTTGCAGCAAGTACCAAGGGGTTCCATCAGCACCGGATTACAACTTTTTTGGCAGATGGGGTAACTTAAACGCCCAAACCACCGCTTCTATTCCACCGCTTTCCTTCTGTATGCTTTTTCACGCAGCCCCATATCCTACCCTTAACCAACATCGCGCCGACAAGGTGGTGCTGTTGCCGCTCGGCGCTATTGAGCAGCACGGCCCCCACCTGTCGGTGTCGACGGATACTGACATTGTAACCCAACTAGCCCAACAGGCCGAAGCCCAACTGCCCGATACGGTCCTGCTCTGCCCCACCCTGCCGGTTGGGTCGAGTCACCACCACCTGGCGTTTGGGGGCACCCTGAGTCTACGCCCGGAGCTGTACACGCAGGTCGTGGTTGATCTGGTCAGTTCGTTGGTCGAGGCCGGGTTCGAGCGTATCGTGCTGCTCAACGGGCATGGCGGCAACATCACCCCTGTTCGGCAGGCGCTGGCCCTGCTCAGCCACCGCTTCGACCGGACGAATAGCCCCCTTATTGCCCTGGCTACGTACTGGGAGTTGGGTGGCAAAGCGTTTGCGGGCGAGGCACCTATGGAAAGCCCAGCCCTGAGCCATGCCTGTGAGTACGAGACAAGCCTGATGCTCCACCTGTTCCCCGAAAAAGTCTGGATGGATCGGGTAGAACGCGCCCGACGACCCGCACCCAACGGCTATGTCGGCTGGGAAGACGACGAGCCGTACCGGGGGGTTACGGTGTTCAAACAGACCGAGTTTATTTCCAGCAACGGCAGCAGCGGAGAGCCCCAGAAAGGCACGGCCGACAAAGGCAAACACCTGTTCGAGACTGCCCTGAACGCCCTGACCGAGTTTCTGAGTGCCTTCTCCAAATGGCACACGAGTGAATGGGTGAATAAGTGATTGGAAAATAGTCGAAACCACGCTAAAAACTCAAAACCCTAAACCAGTAACCACTAACCAGTAAACATGCAAAAAATAGAAATTCATCACCCCGACAAACAGGTCGATACGGGCGCGTACTCGGCGGGTGTACTCGTTGGCGATTTACTGTTTGTGAGTGGTCAGGGGCCGCTCGATCTGGCTACGGGCGAGGTGCTGCACGGCACCATTGAAGAAGAAACCCTGCTGACCCTCCAAAACGTGCAGAAAATTGTAGAAGCCGCCGGAGGGACAGTAGACGATATTGTGAAATGCACCGTTCACCTCGAAAATATTGCCGATTTCGACCGGTACAACGAGGCATATAAGCGCTTCTTTCCGGGCATAAAACCCGCCCGCACCACAGTACAGTCGGTGCTGGCCGACGGCATCAAAATTGAAATTGACGCCATTGCGCGTATCCAATCCAACTAATCTAACGCGTGAATAACCCGCAACAGAACATACCAATTGGCACGG
It includes:
- a CDS encoding RidA family protein, with product MQKIEIHHPDKQVDTGAYSAGVLVGDLLFVSGQGPLDLATGEVLHGTIEEETLLTLQNVQKIVEAAGGTVDDIVKCTVHLENIADFDRYNEAYKRFFPGIKPARTTVQSVLADGIKIEIDAIARIQSN
- a CDS encoding Gfo/Idh/MocA family protein encodes the protein MPTSYPNRRQFMQRAALGSVVLSLSEPTSFFSSSVAPGKRVGIIGLDTSHSTAFVKVLNAPTPDPAYLGYQVVAAYPYGSRDIESSTKRIPGYTEEVKKAGVEIVDSIEALLRKVDVVMLETNDGRLHREQALHVLKAGKRLFIDKPIAASLPDVLAIFGAARQYKIPIFSASSLRHIKGIEAVDKSKVVGADTFSPAVLEKTHPDLFWYGIHGVETLYTVMGTGCRQVVRIHNEGTDIVVGTWADGRVGTFRGTRTGKHDYGGTVFTQTGNLTLGPYGGYDPLLKDIVRYFDTGEVPVTPEETIEIFAFMEAADESKRRGGAPVTLESVLAKAK
- a CDS encoding GntR family transcriptional regulator — protein: MKIDSLANKVYLELRRKILSNQLVSGTRLKEDIWAKKLDVNRMAVREALTRLLGEQLIEFGEKGGYFVKTLTAADVREIRELREILELGAIRLAIQKIDAEGIKQLEQICNDFTAMVERGYFGGACEADVKFHETLIAIAANDKLKNIYELSNIPLFHQKLGKTQIHMDDYEQTDQEHRQIVQALRERDLKMAEEALSKHLIRGEVSALELE
- a CDS encoding creatininase family protein, which produces MLFHAAPYPTLNQHRADKVVLLPLGAIEQHGPHLSVSTDTDIVTQLAQQAEAQLPDTVLLCPTLPVGSSHHHLAFGGTLSLRPELYTQVVVDLVSSLVEAGFERIVLLNGHGGNITPVRQALALLSHRFDRTNSPLIALATYWELGGKAFAGEAPMESPALSHACEYETSLMLHLFPEKVWMDRVERARRPAPNGYVGWEDDEPYRGVTVFKQTEFISSNGSSGEPQKGTADKGKHLFETALNALTEFLSAFSKWHTSEWVNK
- a CDS encoding RagB/SusD family nutrient uptake outer membrane protein, whose product is MKKAKALLSAASLAFLLVTTNGCNKDYLEIGPLGTTGEATLANKAGVNGLLTGAYSLLDGWGVPNTTYYFVGVSNWIFGGVTSDDAHTGTQASALPPMESVESYNYDPSLAPFNNKWVVLYAGVQRANDVLRVLAKVNDPSLSADEAKQLKAEATFLRAVYHFEAAKMWENIPYLDENVSYSNGNFNVPNTTSAWPKIEADFKFAADNLTATKTEVGRANSWAAKAFLAKVYMFQDKYAEAKPVLEDIIANGVTAAGQKYALVNYADNFNPSKKNGPESVFAVQMSISENFQNGNYGDALNFPMGGPATCCGAYQPSFSLVNSYKTDPNTGLPLIDTFNDSNVKNDQNIESSTPFTPHEGTLDARLDWTVGRRGIPYLDWGNHPGKAWIRVQSVAGPYSPIKTVYYQAQAATTSAFSRWTSNNYTMIRFADVLLWAAEVEVEIGSLAKAQEYVNRVRARAANPAGWVKKYINPANPLQGFTNEPAANYKVGLYTNEFTAKGKDFAREAVRFERKLELAMEGHRFFDLRRWDNGTGYMANVLNAYVKHETSIPGYDFTYMKGATFKKGKTELYPIPQAQIDLSVVNGTPTLKQNPGY
- a CDS encoding SusC/RagA family TonB-linked outer membrane protein encodes the protein MVYTLLFRKARVYLLLACLLTSFVVHAQTQLKGKVTGTDDQKPIAGATILLKGTTNSGTVTDAEGGFTLNVPANAVVVVSYIGYLTQEITVGNQTFLDVALAPTTTSLSEVVVTGYNTERKKDIIGSVSIVDMKALKSVPAGSAVQALQGQAAGVNVISSGAPGSPANIFIRGISSFGNTQPLVLIDGIQGELNDVSADDIESVQVLKDAGAAAIYGVRGSNGVLVVTTKKGKSGQPTLSYDAYYGTQIPQQGNVWNLLNSTDFARLTKIAYPNTGLFQNGLPDFMYRGRSATGVGNAGNPAVDPARYNFDANNPANNYLIQAVNKTGTDWFHEVFKPAPITNHNLTASGGTDKSNYLVSLGYFNQQGTLLNTYLKRYSARVNTQFKVRKNIRVGENLYVFYKQNPGFDNLSTGNPIAWTYRAMPIIPVYDIRGNYGGTFAGPELGSSSNPVAVQNNTLNNKSNTWNVVGNVFAEVDFLKYFTARTSLGGFIDNQYYTNFTFTPYNNSEGNTNPNSFAESALYNSNTMWTNTLSFAKTLGQHSVKVIAGSEAIRNYGRFLTGSSSGLFSTNFDYLSLTNGTTNITNGSSAYNNTLFSLFSRLDYAYADKYLVGVTVRRDGSSRFGANKRYGVFPSVSLGWRVKGEKFMEDVTWIDDLKLRGSYGVLGSQNNVSPQNAFTLFGGTFFNAYYDISGAGRLTQGFAQTSIGNPNTGWEENIVQNIGLDATFLNNRLDLSLEYYKKSINGLLFSEPLPATAGGATPPTVNIGDIQNKGFDANLTYRGSVGTDLRYSIGANITTYQNTVVNIPGPGYFDAANTQNLGNVIRNQEGQPVSSYFGYKVLGLFKNESEVTSAPTQSGAAPGRFRYADINGDNKIDANDRTFLGSPNPAFTYGLNLGLTYRNFDFSSVLYGSQGNEIYNTVKSFTHFFSTYVGGKSNDLLNAWSPENPNSTIPKIESTGSFSSSGVSNSFYVENGSFLKLRSLVIGYTISPAQLRKIGLNKLRVYAQGANLFTLTKYTGLDPEISGLSSAFGVDYANYPGNQKNFIFGLNLSF
- a CDS encoding DegT/DnrJ/EryC1/StrS family aminotransferase; protein product: MKNRHFSRREFIKRHSLTGLGVALTPSLLTQAAPAPAPIGPFSHSVAEPLALLGGKPVRAKEWPTWPIWKSETDEKQLLDVIRSGVWSRANVVTEFETKWAATVGSKRCLSVVNGTNALVASLAQFNIRGGDEVLVPAYTFIGTVAPVLATGAMPVFVDIDPETFQIDPAKIEAKITPRTRAIIPVHILGLPVDMKKVLAIAKKHNLVVIEDACQAHMAEIDHQKVGTFGDAGCFSFQNSKNMAIGEGGAIVSNNDAFMDRCFSYHNYGNPYGTVSGVIGIGTLIQGTKLRLTEYQAAIGLALLKRLDAETTTRNENAAYLKAKIEKIPGIVPYKLYADVTRAAFHLFPFRFHQNEFKGLSRELFIKALTAEGVPCLKGYAPLNKMPYLDDTFKSKNYQKMYPKEMLDFKAYLDRNQCPQNDRICNEEAVWLTQNMLLGTRQDMNDIARAIEKIYTQADKLMAQK